A portion of the Carya illinoinensis cultivar Pawnee chromosome 11, C.illinoinensisPawnee_v1, whole genome shotgun sequence genome contains these proteins:
- the LOC122282624 gene encoding heavy metal-associated isoprenylated plant protein 47-like encodes MKQKIVIEVLPCDKCRSKALALAAATDGVTSVTLDGQKKDQVVVVGDGVDAACLTKSLRKKVGCASLLTVEKVKETPEKKKEEEKKDPPPCAWTVPLCYHPQPEYYKVAYDPSPPSVCPLM; translated from the exons ATGAAG CAAAAGATTGTGATTGAGGTGCTACCGTGTGACAAATGCCGTTCCAAAGCCTTGGCCTTAGCTGCTGCAACAGATG gTGTTACGTCAGTGACATTAGATGGGCAAAAGAAAGATCAAGTGGTGGTGGTTGGAGATGGAGTTGATGCAGCTTGCTTGACCAAATCCTTGAGGAAGAAGGTTGGCTGTGCTAGCTTATTAACcgtggaaaaagtgaaggaaacccccgagaagaaaaaggaagaagagaagaaagatcCACCTCCATGTGCATGGACAGTACCACTTTGTTATCATCCTCAGCCTGAATATTATAAAGTGGCTTATGATCCCAGTCCACCTAGTGTTTGCCCTCTCATGTGA